The following proteins are co-located in the Osmia lignaria lignaria isolate PbOS001 chromosome 12, iyOsmLign1, whole genome shotgun sequence genome:
- the Wdfy2 gene encoding WD repeat and FYVE domain containing 2, with protein sequence MAAEIKPAPGVNHDKFSTSRKPILLSKLEGCNDDVNAAIIIPREDGVISVCDDRTVRVWLKRDSGQYWPSVCQYMAAGATSMNYCVQTRQLFVGLENGTINEFILEQDYNRMTAMREYAAHQARVTGVIFAPNCEWVLSIGRDKMFQLHCSETGQKLGSYQTDAWYTALQFDAQSKHAFIGDYSGQIAMLKLDTNGVTLITTLKAHTGSIHTLAWDSEKQLLFSGSFDQSIIVWDIGGRQGTAYELQGHHNKVTALCYASAERVLLSGGEDGVIVCWDMAANRKETAAWVESDTCQACGRPFFWNIKAMMDQRQLGLRQHHCRHCGRALCARCTSQRIPIPAMGFEFEVRVCDPCYIQLKAANQTPLASFHDAKHNVVGMDLDASRRRLLTIGQDRLIKIWDISALLQ encoded by the exons ATGGCAGCAGAAATAAAGCCCGCTCCCGGAGTGAATCATGATAAATTCAGCACAAGCCGGAAGCCTATACTTTTATCAAAATTGGAAGGATGTAACGACGATGTCAATGCGGCGATCATTATACCGCGGGAAGATGGTGTGATTAGTGTTTGTGATGACAG AACGGTTCGAGTTTGGTTGAAACGCGATTCGGGCCAATATTGGCCGAGCGTTTGTCAATACATGGCTGCTGGGGCAACATCCATGAATTATTGTGTCCAAACTAGACAATTATTTGTCGGTTTGGAAAATGGAACAATAAAT GAATTCATTTTGGAACAAGATTACAATCGAATGACTGCCATGCGTGAATATGCAGCGCATCAAGCAAGAGTCACAGGTGTTATATTCGCCCCAAATTGTGAATGGGTTCTAAGCATAGGTCGGgataaaatgtttcaattacACTGTTCAGAAACAGGGCAGAAATTGGGTTCATATCAGACAGATGCCTGGTATACTGCCTTGCA ATTTGACGCGCAATCGAAACATGCTTTTATCGGTGATTACTCTGGACAAATAGCAATGTTAAAGTTAGATACTAACGGTGTTACGCTAATCACTACGTTAAAGGCACATACAGGAAGTATTCATACCTTAGCATGGGATTCTGAAAAACAGCTTTTATTTTCTGGTAGTTTTGACCAAAGTATCATAGTATGGGACATTGGTGGACGTCAGGGTACGGCGTATGAACTTCAAGGACATCA CAACAAAGTAACGGCACTGTGCTACGCAAGTGCCGAACGCGTATTATTGTCCGGTGGAGAAGATGGGGTAATTGTGTGTTGGGATATGGCTGCGAATAGAAAAGAAACTGCAGCATGGGTAGAGTCAGATACATGCCAG GCTTGTGGAAGACCATTCTTTTGGAATATCAAAGCAATGATGGACCAACGACAACTTGGTCTGAGGCAGCATCATTGTCGTCATTGCGGTCGCGCATTGTGCGCACGATGTACGTCTCAACGAATACCGATACCAGCAATGGGTTTTGAATTCGAAGTTAGAGTGTGTGATCCATGTTACATTCAACTTAAAGCTGCAAA CCAAACTCCTTTAGCATCTTTCCATGATGCGAAACATAACGTTGTTGGAATGGATCTTGATGCGTCCAGACGAAGATTATTGACGATCGGGCAGGATCGTCTGATTAAAATTTGGGATATTTCCGCGCTTCTTCAGTGA